The following coding sequences lie in one Treponema sp. OMZ 790 genomic window:
- a CDS encoding SUMF1/EgtB/PvdO family nonheme iron enzyme, which translates to MKTINKHKAHAFKGAVALITTAFLALLLTASPNTAGGGGGGTLAPFADKTYTVEGVSFTMKAIKAAKPATLGVADESNNPEHTVNLRAYFIGETEVTQELWEKVMGENPSYFQGADKLPAAGEEQGKRSVEKVSWVDCIAFCNELTKKVTELGAAECVYYLKEDGTTVYTKEHVQAGKEPVQEA; encoded by the coding sequence ATGAAAACAATCAACAAGCACAAGGCACACGCCTTTAAGGGAGCAGTGGCGCTCATCACAACCGCATTTTTGGCATTGCTCCTAACCGCCAGCCCCAACACCGCAGGAGGCGGCGGCGGCGGAACGCTCGCACCGTTTGCCGATAAAACCTACACGGTAGAGGGAGTCAGTTTTACGATGAAGGCGATTAAAGCGGCAAAGCCTGCAACGCTCGGGGTTGCGGACGAAAGCAATAACCCCGAACACACAGTAAACTTAAGAGCGTACTTCATAGGCGAAACCGAAGTAACGCAGGAGCTGTGGGAAAAGGTGATGGGAGAAAATCCGAGTTATTTTCAAGGCGCGGATAAACTTCCTGCTGCCGGAGAAGAGCAGGGAAAGCGGTCGGTGGAAAAGGTAAGCTGGGTTGACTGTATTGCCTTTTGTAACGAGTTGACGAAGAAGGTAACGGAGCTTGGAGCTGCCGAATGTGTGTACTATCTAAAAGAGGATGGCACAACGGTATATACAAAAGAGCATGTACAAGCAGGAAAAGAGCCGGTACAAGAAGCTTGA
- a CDS encoding SUMF1/EgtB/PvdO family nonheme iron enzyme, whose translation MYKQEKSRYKKLEKKGFRLPTGAEWEWAAKGETNDKWAGTNDLTKLEQYAWYDINSENKTHEVKKKKKKKKKKKKKKKKKKKKKRNGYGLYDMSGNVWEWCRDWYGSLPDPMSADYTGSLSGTNRVKWGGSWNNNADNAARAYRDNNNPGNRNNNLGLRLLSRPLKLTQSV comes from the coding sequence ATGTACAAGCAGGAAAAGAGCCGGTACAAGAAGCTTGAGAAAAAAGGCTTCCGCTTACCGACGGGGGCGGAATGGGAGTGGGCAGCCAAGGGCGAAACAAATGACAAATGGGCAGGAACAAACGATTTGACGAAGCTTGAACAGTATGCGTGGTACGATATTAACAGTGAAAATAAAACGCATGAGGTAAAGAAGAAGAAGAAGAAGAAGAAGAAGAAGAAGAAGAAGAAGAAGAAGAAGAAGAAGAAGAAGCGCAACGGCTACGGATTATACGACATGAGCGGGAACGTATGGGAGTGGTGCCGGGACTGGTACGGCAGCTTACCTGATCCGATGTCGGCTGACTATACAGGCTCTTTGTCCGGTACTAACCGCGTCAAATGGGGAGGGAGTTGGAACAACAATGCGGATAACGCTGCGCGTGCCTATCGGGACAACAACAATCCCGGCAATCGCAACAACAATCTGGGCTTGCGGCTTCTCTCGCGCCCCCTGAAGCTCACACAAAGTGTGTGA
- a CDS encoding flavin reductase family protein: MKKDLGVHPFVFPMPVLMVATYNEDGSVDVMNMAWGGICDNNMVALNLDESHKTSANIKNRKAFTLSVADIPHIEAADFFGIASANTMHDKFERSGLHAVKSSRVDAPIVEEFPLTLECTAAAIQNDRFGFRVVGEIVNVIADEKVLDENGKINPAKLNAFVFDQFQYGYYAIGEKVGQAWKTGKTLMP, from the coding sequence ATGAAAAAAGATTTAGGAGTACATCCCTTTGTGTTTCCGATGCCGGTGTTGATGGTTGCAACATACAATGAAGACGGCTCTGTCGATGTTATGAATATGGCCTGGGGCGGAATCTGCGATAATAACATGGTCGCATTAAATCTTGACGAATCGCATAAAACTTCAGCCAATATTAAAAACCGGAAGGCCTTTACACTCAGCGTGGCGGATATTCCGCATATTGAAGCGGCGGATTTTTTCGGAATTGCGAGTGCAAATACCATGCACGATAAATTTGAACGCTCGGGATTGCATGCGGTAAAAAGCAGCCGTGTGGATGCTCCCATCGTAGAAGAATTTCCGTTGACGCTTGAATGTACGGCAGCCGCCATCCAGAATGACCGCTTCGGCTTCCGCGTTGTAGGAGAAATAGTCAATGTCATAGCCGATGAAAAAGTACTCGACGAAAACGGCAAAATAAACCCTGCAAAACTAAACGCCTTTGTATTTGATCAATTTCAGTACGGTTATTATGCAATCGGCGAAAAAGTCGGTCAGGCATGGAAAACGGGAAAAACGTTAATGCCGTAA
- a CDS encoding helix-turn-helix domain-containing protein, with protein sequence MKKTAEAIKRCETVSAIQKMLGGKWKIEILYYIGIEKINRFGQLRRKIGEINESSLTKQLRELEADGFLLRYDYKEIPPRVEYSLTEMGKSFMKVLKSMQKWGEENHERMAARCR encoded by the coding sequence ATGAAAAAAACGGCAGAAGCTATAAAAAGATGTGAAACGGTTTCGGCAATTCAAAAAATGCTGGGCGGAAAGTGGAAGATTGAAATTCTCTACTATATCGGAATTGAAAAGATTAATCGTTTCGGACAATTACGCCGCAAGATAGGCGAAATTAACGAGTCTTCTTTGACTAAGCAATTACGCGAACTTGAAGCCGACGGTTTTCTTTTACGGTATGACTATAAAGAAATCCCGCCGCGTGTAGAATATTCTCTAACCGAGATGGGGAAAAGTTTTATGAAGGTCTTAAAGTCCATGCAAAAATGGGGGGAGGAGAATCATGAAAGGATGGCAGCAAGGTGCCGATAG
- a CDS encoding radical SAM protein, with translation MHFTGTIWRPPYEASSSLLQVTAGCTHHKCKFCSLYSDLPFKFRLSPDYEVEPDLKELSIYYPQGKRMVLTGANPFALSTEKLKALAEKIHRYLPMIKTIGRFSRVTDISPKSLDELKELKKLGYDEIIIGTETGDDETLLFMRKGYKAQDIVYELTKLDEAGINYHISYLNGLSGEGNGNRAALNTAAVYNRINPVSISIVALTVFPESELYDEIQKGLFIETSEIEKLKEQKTLIENLNIETMIYANTVSNTAPISGKLPKHKGKMLEYLQYAIDTIDEKMLKHYRDGIVHL, from the coding sequence ATGCATTTTACGGGAACTATTTGGAGGCCGCCTTATGAGGCTTCATCGTCTTTATTGCAGGTTACAGCCGGCTGCACACATCATAAGTGCAAGTTTTGTTCTCTTTATTCGGATTTGCCCTTTAAATTCCGTCTTTCACCCGACTATGAAGTAGAACCGGATTTAAAGGAGTTGAGTATTTACTATCCGCAAGGAAAGCGGATGGTTTTAACCGGTGCAAATCCTTTTGCCCTGTCGACGGAAAAATTAAAAGCGCTTGCAGAAAAAATTCATAGGTATCTGCCCATGATTAAAACGATAGGCCGTTTTTCGCGGGTAACGGATATAAGCCCGAAGAGTTTGGATGAGCTTAAAGAACTTAAAAAATTAGGTTATGATGAAATTATTATCGGAACCGAAACCGGTGATGACGAAACTCTCTTATTTATGCGCAAGGGCTACAAGGCTCAAGATATAGTTTATGAATTGACCAAATTGGATGAAGCAGGAATAAACTATCATATTTCATATTTGAACGGGCTTTCCGGAGAAGGAAACGGAAACCGTGCTGCTCTAAATACGGCTGCAGTCTATAATCGAATAAATCCTGTAAGTATAAGTATAGTAGCTCTTACGGTATTCCCCGAATCGGAACTTTATGATGAAATACAAAAAGGTCTTTTTATTGAAACTTCTGAAATAGAAAAATTAAAAGAACAAAAAACCTTAATCGAAAACCTAAATATTGAAACTATGATTTATGCAAACACTGTTTCAAATACGGCTCCTATCTCCGGCAAACTTCCTAAACACAAGGGCAAGATGTTGGAATACTTGCAGTATGCTATAGATACAATCGATGAGAAAATGTTGAAGCATTACAGGGATGGGATAGTACATTTGTGA
- a CDS encoding ABC transporter ATP-binding protein, with protein MIKKLQKLFAVTEHGARDLVTASVWSVFSNIAYILPMFLIMFFLQGYFEGSLKTAYFYSGVIAVLAVVMGILLHINYNTLYTVTFKECKELRVEIANRLKALPLAYFYKHDISDLSQTVMADVAALEHALSHAIPQTIGLAIYLAVIGVMMITAHPALGLCVFVPIVVSFILLILSKKIQIRETTRDFHKQRERSEFFQEAIELQQEIKSYGRADTVAEKLNCNVDEAEKLHLSVEAHQAIPLNIAMAALKFSVGITVVFGLKMYLAGTAPLLYFIGYVIAASRIIDAVAAVEANLAEIMYIDSRVKRINELRETPVQEGKPAALQKYGIEFKDVEFSYNDGQKIIDGISFTAEQNKVTALVGPSGCGKTTVLRLASRLYDYNKGQILIDGKNIAEIDTDSLFEKISIVFQDVGLFNTSIMENIRVGNKNASDEEVKEAARLANCTEFIEAFPESWNTFVGENGSRLSGGERQRLSIARAFLKNAPIIILDEISASLDVENEMKIQESLNKLIKDKTVIIISHRLKSVENADKIIVMNAGKIEAEGKHSELLQSSELYRNMIDKSTATEKWVY; from the coding sequence ATGATAAAAAAATTACAAAAATTATTTGCAGTTACCGAGCATGGAGCTCGGGATTTGGTTACGGCTTCGGTATGGTCGGTGTTTTCAAATATCGCCTATATCTTACCGATGTTTTTGATTATGTTTTTTTTGCAGGGCTACTTTGAAGGCTCTCTTAAAACGGCTTACTTTTATTCGGGTGTTATTGCAGTCCTTGCCGTGGTGATGGGCATTCTTTTGCACATCAATTACAACACCCTGTACACGGTAACCTTTAAGGAATGTAAGGAGCTGCGTGTTGAAATTGCTAACCGCTTAAAGGCTCTGCCTCTTGCTTACTTTTACAAGCACGATATTTCCGACCTTTCGCAAACCGTTATGGCTGATGTTGCGGCTCTGGAACATGCCTTAAGCCACGCTATTCCGCAGACGATAGGGCTGGCCATTTATTTGGCTGTTATCGGAGTGATGATGATAACCGCTCATCCTGCGCTCGGGCTTTGCGTCTTTGTACCTATTGTTGTCAGCTTTATTCTGCTCATTTTATCGAAGAAGATTCAAATTCGGGAAACCACACGCGACTTTCACAAGCAGCGCGAACGTTCCGAATTTTTTCAGGAAGCGATTGAACTTCAACAAGAAATTAAAAGTTACGGACGCGCGGATACGGTTGCAGAAAAGTTAAACTGCAATGTCGATGAGGCAGAAAAACTCCACCTTTCGGTTGAAGCCCATCAAGCCATTCCGCTTAATATCGCAATGGCGGCCTTAAAGTTCTCGGTCGGAATAACAGTCGTTTTCGGTTTAAAAATGTACTTAGCCGGAACTGCTCCTCTTCTTTATTTTATAGGCTATGTCATTGCAGCCTCCCGCATTATCGATGCGGTTGCCGCCGTCGAAGCAAACCTTGCAGAGATTATGTACATCGATTCACGCGTTAAAAGAATTAATGAGCTGCGTGAAACGCCCGTGCAGGAAGGCAAACCGGCCGCCTTGCAAAAATACGGTATCGAATTTAAGGATGTAGAATTTTCATACAATGACGGTCAAAAAATAATTGACGGTATCTCTTTTACAGCCGAACAAAATAAGGTAACCGCTCTTGTCGGTCCGTCCGGCTGCGGAAAAACAACAGTACTCCGTTTAGCTTCCCGCCTCTATGATTACAACAAGGGGCAGATTCTTATCGACGGAAAAAACATTGCAGAAATCGACACCGACAGCCTTTTTGAAAAAATTTCGATTGTATTCCAAGATGTCGGCTTATTTAATACGTCGATTATGGAAAACATCCGTGTCGGAAATAAAAATGCAAGCGATGAGGAAGTAAAGGAAGCAGCCCGCCTTGCAAATTGCACAGAGTTTATCGAAGCCTTTCCGGAAAGCTGGAATACCTTTGTCGGAGAAAACGGCAGCCGTCTTTCAGGCGGAGAACGCCAGCGTCTTTCAATCGCCCGTGCCTTTTTAAAAAATGCCCCGATTATTATTTTAGATGAAATCAGTGCGTCCCTCGATGTTGAAAACGAAATGAAGATTCAAGAAAGCTTAAATAAACTCATCAAGGATAAAACAGTCATCATCATTTCGCACCGCTTAAAATCGGTTGAAAACGCCGACAAAATCATCGTGATGAACGCGGGTAAAATTGAAGCCGAAGGCAAACACTCAGAACTTTTACAAAGTTCCGAATTGTACAGAAACATGATCGATAAATCCACAGCCACAGAAAAGTGGGTGTACTAA
- a CDS encoding ABC transporter ATP-binding protein, whose product MDTYKRLLKYTPEKMHCVYISIVCSALGVACQMGAFWYLWKFLHALLVTKSVTDGSFYATVIVALMLGYSVVYFASLWASHVLGFRLESNLRKEAIKHLMTASFAFFDVNNSGKIRKIIDDNAQETHMIVAHLIPDNVAAIVTPILMFVIIFLVDVKLGLLLLLIAITGAVQMMFMMGDKHFMQKYQAALEKMNGEAVEYVRGMQVVKIFKSTVESFKAFYTAITDYSDLAYKYTLSCRRPYVMFQVLFNLFTTFTIPAAIYYMNKGADGNIIIAKIVFYVCFAGVLFGAFMRVMYVGMYNFQAKSVVDKLENLFTEMEKDNITHGTEERFEHFGIEFKNVSFGYNEEKILKNVSFTLEPNKTYALVGSSGGGKSTIAKLISGFYKINEGEILIGGKNIASYSKNALMKNIAFVFQASKLFKMSIFENVKMGNKNASDEQVMNALRLARCEDILAKFEKREHTLIGSKGVHLSGGEIQRVAIARAILKNADIIILDEASAAADPENEYEIQQAFSNLMKNKTVIMIAHRLSSIKNVDEVLVVEDGNIIERGSDKELMAKGGKYCKLQKLYSKANEWRF is encoded by the coding sequence ATGGACACATACAAAAGATTGTTGAAATATACACCCGAAAAAATGCACTGTGTGTATATTTCCATTGTTTGCTCCGCTTTGGGCGTTGCTTGCCAAATGGGAGCATTTTGGTATCTATGGAAGTTTTTGCATGCGCTTTTGGTAACAAAAAGCGTCACGGACGGCTCATTTTATGCAACTGTCATTGTTGCACTGATGCTCGGCTACTCCGTTGTGTATTTTGCTTCCTTGTGGGCTTCTCACGTGCTGGGATTTCGGCTCGAATCGAATTTGCGTAAAGAAGCAATCAAACACTTGATGACTGCTTCCTTCGCTTTTTTTGATGTAAACAACTCCGGAAAAATCAGAAAAATCATTGACGACAATGCACAAGAAACTCACATGATTGTCGCCCACCTTATTCCCGACAATGTTGCAGCTATTGTTACCCCGATTTTAATGTTTGTCATCATTTTTCTGGTGGATGTAAAGCTTGGTCTTTTGCTTTTACTTATTGCGATTACCGGCGCAGTGCAGATGATGTTTATGATGGGAGATAAACATTTTATGCAAAAATATCAGGCTGCTTTGGAAAAAATGAACGGCGAAGCAGTGGAGTACGTGCGCGGTATGCAGGTAGTAAAAATTTTTAAAAGCACGGTAGAATCTTTTAAAGCTTTTTACACTGCCATCACCGACTACTCCGACTTGGCATATAAGTATACGCTCAGCTGCCGAAGACCCTATGTTATGTTTCAAGTGCTGTTCAATTTATTTACTACTTTTACAATCCCTGCCGCAATTTATTATATGAATAAGGGAGCGGATGGAAATATCATCATTGCAAAGATTGTGTTTTATGTTTGCTTTGCAGGTGTACTTTTCGGAGCTTTTATGCGCGTTATGTATGTCGGCATGTACAACTTTCAGGCAAAAAGCGTTGTAGACAAATTGGAAAATCTTTTTACCGAAATGGAAAAAGACAATATCACGCACGGCACGGAAGAAAGGTTTGAGCACTTCGGCATTGAATTTAAAAACGTGTCGTTCGGCTACAATGAAGAAAAGATTTTAAAAAACGTGAGCTTTACACTTGAACCGAATAAAACCTACGCCCTTGTCGGCTCCTCAGGCGGAGGAAAGTCTACAATCGCAAAACTTATTTCAGGCTTTTATAAAATCAATGAGGGAGAAATTTTAATCGGCGGAAAGAACATCGCTTCGTATTCAAAAAACGCTTTGATGAAAAATATTGCCTTTGTGTTCCAAGCGTCCAAGCTCTTTAAGATGAGTATTTTTGAAAACGTGAAAATGGGCAACAAAAACGCAAGCGATGAACAAGTGATGAACGCCCTCCGTCTTGCCCGCTGCGAGGATATTTTAGCGAAGTTTGAAAAACGCGAACATACGCTTATCGGCTCAAAAGGAGTGCATTTGTCCGGCGGAGAAATACAGAGAGTTGCAATCGCCCGCGCAATTTTGAAAAATGCCGACATCATTATCTTGGACGAAGCATCCGCCGCCGCCGATCCCGAAAACGAATACGAAATTCAGCAAGCTTTTTCCAATTTGATGAAAAACAAAACGGTAATCATGATTGCACACCGTTTAAGTTCCATTAAAAATGTCGATGAAGTCTTGGTTGTCGAAGACGGAAACATAATAGAACGCGGAAGCGACAAAGAGCTTATGGCTAAAGGCGGAAAGTACTGCAAGCTGCAAAAGTTGTATTCTAAAGCAAACGAATGGCGCTTTTGA
- a CDS encoding ABC transporter ATP-binding protein, whose translation MKTAVNLQNICFNYRSSENTNQQNTKNLSALNDISISVKKGECILLTGISGCGKTSVLRTINGLIPNYYEGKLLGFIEVSGEPIQGKPIYEISKKASTVFQNPKSQFFNLDTTSEILFFLENMGTPFKHMHERLTFISEFLNIKHLLDRNIFNLSGGEKQMIAIASALAADTDIIVLDEPTSNLDLYYIEKMTEVLTLLKKSGKTLIISEHRLHFLKDLIDRAFLIKDGKVEKEFSQQEFISLSEENRKELLLRPITMDKNVFNGLEDSNYAQIKSENFMTVENLCYRFKKEKDDFLRVQNLKMGFGKVIALTGKNGQGKSTFAQCLTGLLKAKKDSVLLNEKKITAKQRLRLSYMVLQDVGYQLFTESVEDEIALGKNKKIKQEQSPKTENTENGTPSIETILKAMNLTELKDKHPLSLSGGQKQRVSIGAAVSSDSRIIIMDEPTSGMDYFHMKETAKLINSIRSPETLILIISHDFEFLSLVADEIILMEKGEVISHSEFTKEKAEEIFNYLKEHSIK comes from the coding sequence ATGAAAACGGCAGTAAATCTTCAAAACATTTGTTTTAATTATCGATCTTCAGAAAACACAAATCAGCAAAACACAAAAAACTTATCCGCCTTAAACGATATTTCAATTTCGGTAAAAAAAGGAGAATGCATCTTGCTCACCGGAATTTCAGGCTGCGGAAAAACCAGTGTGCTGCGTACAATAAACGGTTTAATTCCAAACTATTATGAAGGAAAACTTTTAGGCTTTATTGAAGTTTCAGGAGAACCGATACAGGGAAAACCTATTTACGAGATTTCAAAAAAAGCTTCTACTGTTTTTCAAAATCCGAAATCTCAATTTTTTAATTTGGATACAACTTCCGAAATTCTTTTCTTCCTTGAAAATATGGGAACCCCTTTTAAACATATGCATGAAAGGCTGACCTTTATTTCGGAATTTTTAAATATCAAACATCTTCTTGATCGAAATATTTTTAATCTCTCAGGCGGAGAAAAGCAGATGATTGCTATAGCTTCCGCTCTTGCGGCCGATACGGATATTATTGTTTTGGATGAGCCGACTTCCAATTTGGATTTATACTATATAGAAAAAATGACTGAAGTTCTTACTCTTTTAAAAAAATCGGGGAAAACTTTAATCATAAGCGAACACCGTCTGCATTTTTTAAAAGACCTTATAGATAGGGCTTTTTTAATAAAGGACGGAAAGGTTGAAAAAGAATTTTCCCAACAAGAATTTATTTCTCTTTCGGAAGAAAATAGGAAAGAGCTATTACTTCGTCCCATAACGATGGACAAAAATGTTTTTAATGGTTTGGAAGATTCGAATTACGCTCAGATAAAATCCGAAAATTTTATGACTGTAGAAAATTTATGCTACCGTTTTAAAAAAGAAAAAGATGATTTTCTCCGTGTGCAAAATTTAAAAATGGGATTCGGCAAGGTGATAGCTCTTACCGGAAAAAACGGACAAGGGAAAAGCACTTTTGCTCAATGTCTTACAGGTTTACTCAAGGCAAAAAAAGATTCCGTTTTACTGAATGAAAAAAAGATAACGGCAAAACAACGGCTCAGACTCTCGTACATGGTATTGCAGGATGTCGGCTATCAGCTTTTTACCGAAAGCGTTGAAGATGAAATAGCTTTAGGAAAAAATAAAAAGATCAAACAGGAACAAAGCCCCAAAACCGAAAATACGGAAAACGGCACTCCAAGCATTGAAACAATTTTAAAAGCTATGAATTTAACGGAGCTAAAAGATAAGCATCCCTTAAGTTTATCGGGAGGACAAAAACAAAGAGTTTCAATCGGAGCTGCCGTCAGTTCAGACTCACGCATCATTATAATGGATGAACCGACTTCGGGTATGGATTACTTTCACATGAAAGAAACCGCAAAACTAATTAACTCTATACGCTCACCCGAAACACTCATTTTAATTATCAGCCACGACTTTGAATTTTTAAGCCTTGTTGCAGACGAAATAATCTTGATGGAAAAAGGCGAGGTAATTTCACACTCCGAATTTACAAAAGAAAAAGCCGAAGAAATTTTTAATTATTTAAAAGAACACTCGATTAAGTAA
- a CDS encoding energy-coupling factor transporter transmembrane component T, with the protein MNKDAFLVLDPRTKIFLVLAMGASITILVPIYVEILSAALLAFLFLMNRQVKSAIKLMAVFLFLAALTYLPKNLPGVTTVVLPVGFMVRRFMMPIVAGNYLIASTPVGLLMNALEKLKLPYSIVITVAVMFRFFPTLKEEYGNIKNAMKMRGIGLNAANVIGKPFLTLEYVMVPLLSSASRIGDELAAAGHTKGVDAPSKKVRYKTSRFTAADVSIFIYIIAVFIAAAITRMHA; encoded by the coding sequence ATGAACAAAGACGCATTCTTGGTTCTTGATCCGCGGACAAAAATATTTTTGGTTTTGGCAATGGGAGCTTCCATAACAATTCTTGTTCCTATATATGTAGAGATTTTAAGCGCTGCCCTTTTGGCCTTTTTATTCTTGATGAACAGACAAGTTAAGTCTGCAATAAAATTGATGGCAGTTTTTTTATTTCTTGCAGCACTCACTTATTTACCGAAAAACTTACCGGGAGTTACAACCGTCGTATTGCCGGTCGGTTTTATGGTTCGCCGTTTTATGATGCCTATTGTCGCGGGAAATTATCTAATCGCATCAACCCCTGTAGGGCTTTTAATGAATGCCCTCGAAAAATTAAAACTGCCTTACTCGATCGTGATAACCGTGGCAGTTATGTTCCGTTTTTTTCCTACATTAAAAGAAGAATACGGAAATATTAAAAATGCAATGAAGATGCGGGGCATCGGACTTAATGCGGCAAACGTAATCGGTAAACCTTTTTTAACGCTTGAATATGTGATGGTTCCCCTTCTTTCATCCGCTTCAAGAATCGGCGATGAACTTGCTGCTGCAGGACACACAAAGGGTGTAGATGCTCCTTCAAAAAAAGTGCGCTATAAAACTTCCCGTTTTACGGCAGCCGATGTTTCTATTTTTATCTATATCATCGCAGTGTTTATCGCTGCAGCCATAACAAGGATGCATGCATAA
- a CDS encoding MptD family putative ECF transporter S component → MNNKLALKDLINIGIFSVIYFVGLFVIGMPLGFLVITYLAFPFTVSLILGIAVMFLLAKVQKPLGLFIFAAIPGCLMTLMGHTPVVAIHSLIVAVLAEIVRKVLGYNTAKGSIIGYSIMSLWLCGAFWQIFLLKDQYFALTEKMMSTEYARELTSLPWWIMPILYVTAFAGGILGGLLGKKVLKKHFEKAGLV, encoded by the coding sequence ATGAACAACAAGTTGGCTTTAAAGGATCTTATAAATATCGGTATTTTCTCCGTTATTTATTTTGTCGGACTTTTTGTAATCGGTATGCCCTTAGGTTTTTTGGTTATAACCTATTTAGCTTTCCCTTTTACAGTAAGCTTAATTTTAGGAATTGCAGTAATGTTTTTGCTTGCAAAGGTGCAAAAACCTTTAGGACTTTTTATATTTGCAGCAATTCCCGGCTGTCTTATGACTCTTATGGGACACACACCTGTAGTTGCAATCCACAGTTTAATCGTTGCAGTCCTTGCAGAAATCGTAAGAAAGGTACTCGGCTATAACACAGCAAAGGGAAGCATCATAGGATATTCTATAATGTCGCTGTGGCTATGCGGTGCGTTTTGGCAAATATTCCTTTTAAAAGATCAATACTTTGCCCTCACCGAAAAAATGATGAGCACCGAATATGCAAGAGAATTAACAAGTCTCCCGTGGTGGATTATGCCCATACTCTATGTTACTGCTTTTGCAGGAGGAATCCTCGGCGGACTTTTAGGCAAAAAAGTTTTAAAGAAACACTTTGAAAAAGCAGGCTTGGTGTAG
- a CDS encoding TetR/AcrR family transcriptional regulator, translated as MKEKFLTNKEELNTGAKILIAAKEEFFEKGFMGASVRSIANRAGLTTGAIYNLFKNKNGIFKALIQNVFEAMMKSLTHNPPPSEIEYNMKTSDLSVIIEVSRKRFLYMIDFFFENRDEMKLLVCCARGSSYEYMFDEAVKVMEKETIRWLEYDGVKITKRVKFFIHVMASSHFENLKEIFYHDLTKKEAIDYAMDFNTYHCAGWKYYWMEQVNS; from the coding sequence ATGAAAGAAAAATTTTTAACAAATAAAGAAGAGCTAAATACGGGAGCAAAAATCCTAATCGCGGCGAAAGAAGAATTCTTTGAAAAAGGCTTTATGGGAGCCAGTGTCAGATCTATTGCCAATAGAGCAGGTCTTACAACAGGGGCAATTTATAACCTATTTAAAAATAAAAACGGAATTTTCAAAGCTCTTATCCAAAACGTATTTGAAGCAATGATGAAATCCTTAACGCATAATCCTCCCCCTTCAGAGATTGAATATAATATGAAGACAAGTGATTTATCGGTAATCATTGAAGTATCGCGCAAGCGTTTTTTATACATGATCGACTTCTTTTTTGAAAACCGGGATGAGATGAAACTTCTCGTGTGCTGTGCAAGAGGAAGTTCTTATGAATACATGTTTGATGAAGCCGTCAAAGTAATGGAAAAAGAAACTATACGCTGGCTGGAATATGACGGAGTAAAAATTACCAAAAGAGTAAAATTTTTTATTCATGTCATGGCTTCATCACACTTCGAGAATTTAAAAGAAATATTCTATCATGATTTAACAAAAAAAGAAGCTATAGATTATGCCATGGATTTTAATACATACCACTGTGCCGGATGGAAATATTATTGGATGGAACAAGTTAATTCATAA
- the fabZ gene encoding 3-hydroxyacyl-ACP dehydratase FabZ produces MSLTKDIESLIPHRKPFLFVDEVISADEKGSVSEHIFTQEEFFFKGHFPEYPVVPGVILVETMAQAGGAALSFQKIFEEGSLFFLATVDKVKFRSQVNPGDKVRMEVTNLRVSPRMIKQAGKAYVGDTLAAEAEWMCLVGKEA; encoded by the coding sequence ATGAGTCTTACAAAAGATATAGAAAGTTTGATTCCTCATCGAAAGCCTTTTTTGTTTGTGGATGAGGTTATCTCTGCCGATGAAAAGGGAAGTGTGAGCGAGCATATTTTTACTCAAGAAGAATTCTTTTTTAAGGGACACTTTCCCGAATATCCTGTAGTGCCCGGGGTCATCCTCGTAGAAACAATGGCTCAGGCCGGAGGAGCAGCCTTGAGTTTTCAAAAGATTTTTGAAGAAGGCTCTTTATTCTTTTTGGCCACAGTCGATAAGGTTAAATTCCGTTCTCAGGTTAATCCGGGCGATAAAGTTAGAATGGAAGTTACAAACTTACGCGTATCGCCCCGAATGATTAAGCAGGCGGGCAAGGCCTATGTAGGCGATACCCTTGCCGCCGAAGCCGAGTGGATGTGCCTTGTCGGCAAAGAAGCTTAA